In the genome of Raphanus sativus cultivar WK10039 unplaced genomic scaffold, ASM80110v3 Scaffold0658, whole genome shotgun sequence, one region contains:
- the LOC108835421 gene encoding ubiquitin-conjugating enzyme E2 2 has protein sequence MSTPARKRLMRDFRRLQQDPPAGISGAPHDNNILLWNAVIFGPDDTPWDGGTFKLTLQFTEDYPNKPPTVRFVSRMFHPNIYADGSICLDILQNQWSPIYDVAAILTSIQSLLCDPNPNSPANSEAARLFSESKREYNRRVKEIVEQSWTAD, from the exons ATGTCAACACCAGCGAGGAAGAGGCTTATGAGGGATTTCAGGAGGTTGCAGCAAGATCCTCCTGCCGGAATCAGTGGTGCTCCTCATGACAACAACATCTTGCTCTGGAACGCTGTTATCTTCGG TCCAGATGATACACCTTGGGATGGAG GTACTTTTAAGTTGACTCTTCAATTCACAGAGGATTATCCAAACAAACCACCAACTGTTCGTTTTGTTTCTCGCATGTTTCACCCAAACA TCTATGCAGATGGGAGTATCTGTCTTGATATCTTACAGAACCAGTGGAGTCCTATCTATGATGTCGCAGCGATTCTTACATCTATCCAG TCGCTGCTCTGTGATCCCAACCCAAACTCGCCTGCGAACTCAGAAGCTGCTCGCTTATTCAGCGAGAGCAAGCGTGAGTACAACAGACGTGTTAAGGAGATTGTCGAACAGAGCTGGACCGCTGATTAA